The Acidobacteriota bacterium sequence CGATACCGTCGCGGGCCTGCCAGACGTGGTTCTCGTAGGCGACGATGGCGGCGGTGGTCAGTTCCTTAAGGCGGTTGCGTTCGGTCTTGTATACTTTGAGGTCGACGCCTTCCTGGCGCTCCACGTTGAACTTCCCGACGGTGTAGAAGTAGCCGGGCGAAATCTGGCGGTAGATATCGCGCACGGTGGTGAAAGCCTGTTTGGAACGTTTTTCGATGGTGAATTCCTTCATTTCGACCCGCTTCTTGTTGGCGGGAGGGAAAACATACTCGTTGTAGTAAAAGTGGCCGACCGAGATCAGCAGCGTGACGACCAGGAACGGCAGGGCGATCCGGTACAGCGAGAGTCCCGAGGCCTTCATGGCCAGGACCTCCATCCGGCGCGCCATCAGCGAAACCGTGAACAGGACAGCCAGCATCACGAACATCGGCGTGAACGACCTGATCACCCAGCCCCCGAAGTACAGGTAGTATTCGAACACCTGCGCGATCGGTACCCGGTGATCAATAAAATCCCTGAGCTGCTCGACCATGTTAATGACAATGATCACGACGCCCACGGTGAGCGTCACCACCATGAGTGACACCAGGAAGTAACGCAGGAGGTAGAGGTCAAGTCTCTTGATCATCGTCAGGCTACTTCACTCGCCGAAAAAACGCGAACAGCGGCTTCTCGCTCACGACAATGTAGACCAGGTACAGGCCGACGGCGCACAGGAGAACGTTTGCGCCCCACATGGCCCAGAACGGAGACAAGAGCCCGCGGTCAGCCAGGTCCTCGCCGCCGATCAGGAAGGCCCAGTAGATTATGAACAGCACGATGGAAATGGCGATGGCCATGCCCATACCGCCGCGCCGGGCCAGGATGCCAAGCGGCGCGCCGATAAGAATGAAGGCCAGCGAAGCCGCCGGGATGGAGTACTTCTTCTGTATCTCTATGTTGAACTTGTTCATCACCTGTTTCTGGGTGCTGATCTGCTGGAGGTTTCGTTCCACGTGCCGCTGCATGACCGAGGCATCGCTCCTGACAGCCGCCAGGGCGGCCGAGTCGGAGGCCGTGTCGCCCAGGTTGAAGGCGAACGTATCGCCGAACAGGTATGAGAATTTGTCGTCAAGGTAGGCGGTAATGCGGCCGCGAGCCGGAGACAGGTTGCCGATAGCCTGGTCCACGCGCTCCTGCATGTCGTCGATCCCCATCTCGCGGTCGGTGCGGTACTCGGTGGAGGTGCGCTTGAGCTCCGACCCGACGCCCGAGACGTTGATCACCTGGTTCTTGAAGTCCAGCTTCCGGTAGTTCTCCGGTTCGGACACGTCGAACGAGTGCACCTCGCCGTCGTACAGCGTAAACTGCATGGTCGATTCCCCATCGACCGTCCTGAGGTAGCCGGAATCGGCCACGATGAGCCTCGGTTTGGAGGGTACTTTCGTCTCGGTGATGCGGACGCCTTCGACGCGCGAGGTCTTGTGGTCGATCCGGTCGATGAGAATGAGGTACCCGGGAATTTCGGATATGAAGACGCCCGAGCGGAATATCAAGGTGGGGCGCATCGAGGAGATGGCGCCGGTAAGCTCCCGAGCCTTCTTGTTGAGGTCCGGCAGAATCTTGTCGTTGAATTGCACCATCAGGACGGCAATGACCGACCCGGCCAGGAGCAGGGGAACCAGAACGTGAATCAGGTTGACCCCGGACGCCTTGACCGCGGTGATTTCGAAGTCGGAACTTAGCCGCCCGAAAGCCATCAGCGTCGCCACCAGCACCGACATCGGCACCGACAGGGCCAGCATCCAGGCCAGGTTCAACCCCAGCAACTCCAGCACGACCCACAGGCTCAGGTCCTTGTCGATGACCCGGTCGATTATTTTGGGGACGTAGTCGATGATGAGCAGAAAAGTGATAGTGAAAAAGGCGAACAAAAACGGAGCGATATGCTCCTTGAGTATGTAGCGCTGCAGGATCCACATAACGTCAAGCTAATATATCAGTTATACACTTCCGGGCAAACAGAATATTCCGCGCGGAATTGCTTGTCCCAACGGGGCGGTATGTTGTAGATTCAGTGACATGCAGGACAAAAGAATCAGGGATTTCGTTGTCGAGGATCGGGTGGAGGGGTTCTTCGCCGTCCGGCGCAAAGACGTGCGCGAATACACGCGCGGCCAGTATGTCACTCTCGAACTCGGCGACTGCACCGGCAGGGTGCAGGCGGTGTTTTGGGATCCGGACCAGTTTGCCCTGAAGGAACTGGCCGAGGGGATGGTCGTCAAAGTCCGTGGGGTGGTCGGCGAGTACAACAACAGGATTCAGGTGACGGTGAATCGCGTGCGGCTGGCCGAGGATAACGAATACGCGCCCGAGGATATCCTGCCCCACGCCTCCACCACGCCCGAGGAACGTAAGGCGCGCATCATGGCACTCACGGACAAAATCGAGAACGATTACGTAAAGCGCCTTGTCGGCGAGTTCTGGAGCGATGACGCCTTTCTGACCAAGTACCTCAACGCCCCCGCCGGCAAGCTCTGGCACCACGCCTACATCGGGGGACTTTCCGAACACTCGGCCAACGTGGCGGAACTCGCCCTGCGGGTGGCCGACGGGTACCCGTACCTTAACAGGGACTTCCTCGTTTTCGGGGGCCTGTTTCACGATGCCGGCAAGATGGATACGTACTCGGCCCGCACGGTCATCGACTACACCGATGAAGGCCGCCTAATCGGGCACATCTGCCTGACCGATCACTGGATCGCCGAGCGCGCCGGACGCATTGAGGACTTTCCCGGTCCGCTGTTGACCAACCTGCGCCATCTCATCGTTTCGCACCACGGTGAGATTGCCTATGCCTCGCCGGTGGTGCCGCAGATAGCCGAGGCGTTCGTGCTGTACTACTGTGACGAGATTGACAGCAAGATGGGGGCTATCGAGCGCATTCGGCTCAAGCACGACGGCCGGGGATGGTCCGAGTACGTGAAAATGCTCGACCGCTTCCTGTATTTCGGCGAGGGGAGCCGGGAGTCGGAAGATTGACCCCGCCCGGACCCGTGCTGACTCTGCAAAAGGTGTCGCGCCGGGTCGGCCCGCCCGAGGACGGCAGAGAAATCGTTAGTGACGTCTCCTGTGACATAGAGCGCGGCGGAATCTACACGGTGCTCGGCCCCTCCGGGGCGGGGAAGAGTTCCCTGCTTCGTCTTATCAACCGTCTGGATGAACCGACCGGGGGCGAGATCACCTTTGAAGGCAAAGCCCAGCGCGATTACTCTCCGTGCGAGCTGCGCCGAAAGATCGGTTACCTGTTCCAGACGCCGCACCTTTTCCCCGAAACAGTGACCGACAACCTGCGATTCGCGCAGGCGGACCTGTCGGAGGATCAACTCCGCGTCCTGATCGAGCAAGTACATTTGAAGGCTGACATGCTTGCCCGTTCGGGGGAGAGCCTCTCCGTCGGCGAGAAGCAGCGTGTGGCCCTGGCGCGGCTCCTGGCTACCGGTCCGACCGTGGTGTTGCTCGATGAACCGACGTCCGCGCTGGACCCGTCTTACACGGCGGGTATTGAAGACCTCATCAAGGAACTCGTGTCCAAAGGCGGGCTGACCGTGATAATGGTGACGCATCACCCCGAGCAGGCGTTGCGCATGGGCGGCGAGTCGCTTTTCCTGGTGGCCGGGCGCCTGGTCGAAAGCGGGCCGGCCGACCAGGTCGTGAACCACCCGCAGACGGAACTCGGGCGCAGGTATAAAAACAGGGATCTCAAATGAATCAGATGGCGGTGATCGGCTACCGCGAAGTTCTGATCGCAGCGGTGCTCGTTTTGCTCTCGATTGCCATCAGCCGGTGGTGGCGCATTCCGGTGCAGAAGGACATGGCGCTCGGATCGGTCCGCGCCTTTGTGCAGTTGGTGCTCGTTGGCTATGCCTTGGAGTACGTCTTCGCGCTGGAGTCCATCTGGCTCATTCTGCTGGCTATCATGGTGATGATCATCGTGGGCGCGCACGCCGCCGCCGGCAGGGTTTCCGGCCTGAGACGGGCTATCACGATCACGTCGACGGCCATGATAGCCGGATCACTGTTGACTCTGGGGTTTATGCTGCTGCTGGACATTATCACCCTGGAAGCGCGATACGTTATTCCTCTGGCGGGAATGATCATCGGCAACTCCATGAACGCGTCCGCCCTTACGATCGGTCGCATCAGCGCGGACATCCGCAGTCACCGCCTGGCCATCGAAACGGCCCTTTCACTCGGGAAGAGCTGGCGCCAGGCCACGCGACCGTACCAGAAGGAGGCCGCTGTTGCGGGCATGCTTTCGATGCTCAACTTTCTGAAAACGGTAGGCATTGTTGCCCTTCCGGGTGCGATGACGGGGATGATTCTGGCCGGCGTGGACCCCCTTGACGCCGTGCTGCTTCAGATCGTCGTCGGCTACATGCTGCTCAGCGCCGTCACGATCACCTCGGTGGTAGCCCTCGAGCTTACGGTCCGGCGGTTCTTCTCGCCGTTTCATCAACTTATCCTGAACGATTCGAAGTAGCCTGCGGCTGGGGCCAACAAGATCGCGACCCTCGCACGCCTCCACTTGACATGCACGTTGAATCATCCGTTCTTGATGTGAGTGAATGGCATGAGCGGGTAATCAGGAGGGAAAGATGCCATGAAACGCACAGTGCTGATCTGTATCGCGGTCGCGCTGTTGGTCGTTCTCTTCTCGGGTGACACCAGAGTATCCGATACCATGCTGGTATCATCGACTATGTAGAAATCCCCCGCCCAACCCGGGTCTACATACGGGCCCCTCCCCAAAGCCGCCGTTACTCGATTTCCCGGATTTGCGCCGTTCTTATGCGCTCTACAGCAGCTTTCATGAGCTCATCCACCGTGTCGGCGTACGTATCGAGAACATACTGACGCTTCCTCTCAATCAGATCCCGCTCCGAAATACCAAAAGGAAAGCGAACAACAAACTCATAGCCTTCAAGATAGTCCAACCAGTCCCGAAAGGCTGCAACTGCCTCCTCGTCCCTGGCTATCCGCTCGATGAACTGTTCGCCCTCAATAATCAACAGACCATAGTACTTGGCGGAGTTGTCCGGATTACGAGCCCATGTCGGGCGCTTCCCGACTATCTCAGCATATTCCTCGTCGGCTATTAGCCGGTATCCGGGAAGCTCAGGGCGATTCTCCTTCAGAAATGCGATTTCAGCACCGTAATCCTCATGTAAGTCCTTCCTCCGGTCAAGCATGTCATAAAAGAAGTTGACTTCCTTGTCTCGGAACAACCAAGTCATTCCGAGCTCAAACTGCCCCGGCTGGTTTCGGCTCTTTTCTACCCACGCGGCTCTTAATGACGTGTCTTCCTTCAATAATGTAAGGAGCTCGGACACAGAAAAAGCCAAGTTGACGTAGTCGAACCGGTCCAAATGGTCTTTCAACAATTGCATGACCTCTCCACTGAGCACAGGAGGGTTGCTCCTTATGCTGTCTGTTTTCTGCTGCGAACAGGCAAGAGCAGCCGCAAAACAACAGAGCATGAACGCTAGTACTGTCACTCTCATGAGCTATCTCCTCCTAATGCAAAGGCGGGTCTAGAATAGTAATACTAAAATTACGGTTCGTCTGATCTATGATTGCATTGAATGCATCGGCGCTTCTTCCAACCCAATTCGTACCCCACTCAAAACCAGGCAGCCCGTAGGTCGGGTTCCAACCGGCCGCAGGCCGGGAGAAACCCGACACGGGCCCATGTATGAACTACTCTCAGATGCAACCCCCCGGTGAACCAAGAGTATACCGTATGGTCTATGTTGTGTCAAGGCGTGAGTCAGACAGTGACACCGCAGAAGCCCGTCTTCAGGATGGTCACGCTACTGCCCCAGTCTCTTCAACTGCTTCCCGGCAGACGCCTTGTCTTCCTTCGTCCCGGCCCTGCTTTTCCGTTGTGCTACAGGAGCTTACGCGCCCCCATGATCAATGTGCGACAGCGCCACATGTTACCTGCTGATTACCACTCGGCGCCGGGCCTTTATTGACAGACTCACCATCGGTACTCCTTCCTTGCTCTGCTTGTAAGGTCTGTCCCTCCTGTTCGACTAGTCTGAAAAACCAATGTGGGAGACTACAATTATGACACGCCGCTTGATCTTCGTAATCGCCACCATTTGCCTGTGGAGTGCGCAGCTTGCCCACGGCCAGAATCTGCTTGATGGTCCTGATGGCGCCTCATACGATGAGGCCAACGACAGATACCTGATTGCAAGCAGCCAGAATGCTGCTATCGTAGCCATTGATCAGGAGGGAGTGCAGAGCTATTTCCTCACCGGCCTCGGTAGTTACGTCTTTGGGGTCTTTATATCGGGTGACACCCTGTATGTTTCGGGCTCCGTTGGTGAGGTGAGAGCTTTCAACCTGAATTCGGCGGAACTCCTGTGGTTGAAATTCATCGCCGGAGCCCACTACAATGGTGGCATGGCCATGGATAGCTCGGGGTATCTGTACATTGCCGATAACTTCGGGTTCGACAGCAAAATATACCGCATGAATCCGAGCGATCAGACCTGGGTGACATTCGTCGGCTCCGGGCTGCCGGCGTTCACAACTGACTTGATCTACGATGAACCCAATAACCGTCTACTCGTCATCGGGTTCTATATGAACACACCAATTACCGCTGTCGATCTTGAAGATGCTACCTTGACGCCACTCGTCACGCCGCCGTCCATGAACCTGGGCGGGATTGCGATGGACCACGATCGAAACGTCTATGTGTGCGAGTACTACAAAGGCACCATTTACATGTATGATCAGACTTTCACGAATCCACCGGCTGTAATCTCAGACGACCACGGCAGTGCCAGCGGCATTGCTTATGATCATGTTCATGACATACTGATAGTACCGGATTTTATGAATCACCAGGTCGATTTCGTACATCTGAACGATAGCGACGGTGATATGATTGACGACCCCGATGACAACTGCGTCGATGATTACAATCCCGATCAGCTGGACCGTGACGGCGATGGCCTTGGCGACGCCTGTGATTCCGTCTGCTGCGTCGGCGATGTCAGCGGAAACACAGACAACGACGCGTCGGAGATCGTAGATATCGGCGATCTGACCAAACTCATCAGCTATCTGTTCATCACGTACGAGGAACCGGTTTGTTTGGGTGAAGCGAATGTCGACGGTGTTAGCAGTGTGGATATCGGCGATCTGACGCGCCTTATCGATTACCTGTTTATCGCGCAAACACCGCCGGCCCCGTGCCTGTAGACGTTGCCCCTACTCTCCGGTGCGGGTCGCCAGGAGAATCCTCGCAACAGTCATTGATCTTCGAGTATTCGTCACCGGTCGGTCGATCATACTATAGGCGACGCCGGCACGTTCTTATTGGTAGTATGTGATCGCGTCCATCAGCTTCCTGCACGCAACCTCGACAATCGGTCCCGGGCATCCGTGATTTCGGGGGGAGTGGCATCGGCATTGTCCCAACGGGACAGAAACGCCTCGTACTGCTCGATGGCTTTGTCCGGCCAGTTAGACTCCTCGTACGTCTGACCGAGGAAATAGCGGGCTTTAACGAACCAGATGCCATAGTAGTATCGTTCGGCCGAGTAGTCGTCCCAGATTGCCTCAAAAGCATCGCTCGCTTGACTCAGGTGCCCGTCTGCAAGATAGGCCCGGGCCAACCAGTACCGAACCGGAAAATGTAGGCTGCCCGAGTGAATTTCAGTGAAGGCACTGATCGCTGATGCGATCCTGCCCTGGCTGAAGTCGATATAGCCACGCAGATACCAGTAGTTCCACGGCAGCGAACTGTCCGACATGTGCTCCGAGCGAATCACTTCAAGGGCGGACTCGGCCTGCGCAAGTTGGCCCGCGTCGGTCAACGTCTGAACCCGATCGGTGCGACAGAGCAGCCTGGCCCCTGCGCTGATCGGTTCGCCAATCTGCTCACAGGCTTCGATAGTGGCAATTGCCTGCCTGAAGTCGCCGAGTTCGGCCAGTATGCGGGCTTTCATGAGCCGCTTTCTCACTGCCGCTTCAAATTGACGGTCGGTCATGTCAACCGCTGCCATGCTGTCCAGCACGGCCAGAGTGCTGGTGAACTGCCCCTGGGCCAGTGGAACGTAGGCCAGAAATTCCCGGGCACGCGCGCGCAAGCCGTCTTCTCCACGCAGGGCGCATACGCGGTAACAGCTGTCGGCGCGCTCGTAGTCTTGCTTGAGAAGGTAGAGGTGGCCGCAGGTCTGGAGCGTAGTGAAGTGGTCCGGCTTTATTCTCAGAGCTTGCAGATACGATTTAAGAGCTGCATCGACGTCACCATGGTGCAGGAAGAGATCACCGCGGGTGTCATACGGGTTGGGTTCATCGGGAGCAATCTCGATATAGCGGTTGACCGACAGGATGGCCCGTTCCCAATCGCCGGTGTTGTCGTAGGCGTAGGCCAGCGAGTTGTAGGCACTGCGATAGAACGGATTGACTCTGAGGGCCGCCTCGAAATACGGTATCGCTTCTCTGACCTTGCCGGTCATCCGCTGGATGAAGCCCAGCTGCCAGAAGGCATACGCTTCATCGGGGTACTCCTCGATCAAATCTTGAAGGAGACTGATGGCCAGGGCCGTATCCCCGCGAATGAGATGATACCGGCTCTCGATGTAGTGTTTCTCTTTTTGGCTGGCGTGTTCACTGTACTTCCGGGCCTGCTCAATCAAATCCCGGTTTCGGGACTGCGAAAGGTAGTAGTAAGCCATCGCAAAAGTCGAATCATACTCCAGTGCCCGCTCGAACTCTGCGATTCCCTCGGCTGTGTAGAAACGAGTGACGAATTCGACGCCGCTAAGATAGTGTCGAAACGCATCGGCCGAGTGGGTGGTGATGTCAGAAATCGGAAGGTCCGTCGCCTCCCGGGCCAGGATCGGCAGCGGAAGGTCCAGTCGAATCTGCGCGCTCAATCTGTCGATCACCGAGAAAATGTCTTCATCCGGCCCACCGGTCACGCGCTGGGTCGACAGAACGTTGCCCGTTGTCACCTCAGCCAGCCGCGAGGTTATGACGATTCCGGAGTCTACCCGGAGTAGTTCTCCGGTCAGGATCCAGTTGGCTCGCGCCTCGCGGGCCAACTCGATGGCAGCTTCCGGCCGCTGGATTTCGCTTCTGTCAATGCCTCGGGCACTCGCCAGATCGAGCATGTACGCGCTGGATATAACCCGCAGGTACTTC is a genomic window containing:
- a CDS encoding OB-fold nucleic acid binding domain-containing protein; this encodes MQDKRIRDFVVEDRVEGFFAVRRKDVREYTRGQYVTLELGDCTGRVQAVFWDPDQFALKELAEGMVVKVRGVVGEYNNRIQVTVNRVRLAEDNEYAPEDILPHASTTPEERKARIMALTDKIENDYVKRLVGEFWSDDAFLTKYLNAPAGKLWHHAYIGGLSEHSANVAELALRVADGYPYLNRDFLVFGGLFHDAGKMDTYSARTVIDYTDEGRLIGHICLTDHWIAERAGRIEDFPGPLLTNLRHLIVSHHGEIAYASPVVPQIAEAFVLYYCDEIDSKMGAIERIRLKHDGRGWSEYVKMLDRFLYFGEGSRESED
- the fetB gene encoding iron export ABC transporter permease subunit FetB encodes the protein MNQMAVIGYREVLIAAVLVLLSIAISRWWRIPVQKDMALGSVRAFVQLVLVGYALEYVFALESIWLILLAIMVMIIVGAHAAAGRVSGLRRAITITSTAMIAGSLLTLGFMLLLDIITLEARYVIPLAGMIIGNSMNASALTIGRISADIRSHRLAIETALSLGKSWRQATRPYQKEAAVAGMLSMLNFLKTVGIVALPGAMTGMILAGVDPLDAVLLQIVVGYMLLSAVTITSVVALELTVRRFFSPFHQLILNDSK
- a CDS encoding LptF/LptG family permease; this translates as MWILQRYILKEHIAPFLFAFFTITFLLIIDYVPKIIDRVIDKDLSLWVVLELLGLNLAWMLALSVPMSVLVATLMAFGRLSSDFEITAVKASGVNLIHVLVPLLLAGSVIAVLMVQFNDKILPDLNKKARELTGAISSMRPTLIFRSGVFISEIPGYLILIDRIDHKTSRVEGVRITETKVPSKPRLIVADSGYLRTVDGESTMQFTLYDGEVHSFDVSEPENYRKLDFKNQVINVSGVGSELKRTSTEYRTDREMGIDDMQERVDQAIGNLSPARGRITAYLDDKFSYLFGDTFAFNLGDTASDSAALAAVRSDASVMQRHVERNLQQISTQKQVMNKFNIEIQKKYSIPAASLAFILIGAPLGILARRGGMGMAIAISIVLFIIYWAFLIGGEDLADRGLLSPFWAMWGANVLLCAVGLYLVYIVVSEKPLFAFFRRVK
- a CDS encoding LptF/LptG family permease, which codes for MIKRLDLYLLRYFLVSLMVVTLTVGVVIIVINMVEQLRDFIDHRVPIAQVFEYYLYFGGWVIRSFTPMFVMLAVLFTVSLMARRMEVLAMKASGLSLYRIALPFLVVTLLISVGHFYYNEYVFPPANKKRVEMKEFTIEKRSKQAFTTVRDIYRQISPGYFYTVGKFNVERQEGVDLKVYKTERNRLKELTTAAIVAYENHVWQARDGIVRLFDDSAHETFIPFDSLILWDIKDVPVDLARRIGKPEDMGLLELRRYIDLMKRTGGPYLREIIDLKIKYAFPLTSFIVSLICIPFAANPRRGGIAVSFAAGALIALVYFVLFRVTQSAGYNEKIPQDLAVWGINGVFLVIGCIAMFKAKK
- a CDS encoding phosphate ABC transporter ATP-binding protein; this translates as MTPPGPVLTLQKVSRRVGPPEDGREIVSDVSCDIERGGIYTVLGPSGAGKSSLLRLINRLDEPTGGEITFEGKAQRDYSPCELRRKIGYLFQTPHLFPETVTDNLRFAQADLSEDQLRVLIEQVHLKADMLARSGESLSVGEKQRVALARLLATGPTVVLLDEPTSALDPSYTAGIEDLIKELVSKGGLTVIMVTHHPEQALRMGGESLFLVAGRLVESGPADQVVNHPQTELGRRYKNRDLK
- a CDS encoding tetratricopeptide repeat protein, which codes for MSRCIDKQYGDMLYAYELGMLSEEESRAFEQHLIECEFCCLRAEKNLDVAELVRHDPEIHDYAISLAEKEAAGAAPLRKRIWSRWKYSMPVAAAILLLLLLVDWQVDIRTDNEAVASDNRLAVLQFTNVAEPQDQDHLSDIATNLLIADLGESKYLRVISSAYMLDLASARGIDRSEIQRPEAAIELAREARANWILTGELLRVDSGIVITSRLAEVTTGNVLSTQRVTGGPDEDIFSVIDRLSAQIRLDLPLPILAREATDLPISDITTHSADAFRHYLSGVEFVTRFYTAEGIAEFERALEYDSTFAMAYYYLSQSRNRDLIEQARKYSEHASQKEKHYIESRYHLIRGDTALAISLLQDLIEEYPDEAYAFWQLGFIQRMTGKVREAIPYFEAALRVNPFYRSAYNSLAYAYDNTGDWERAILSVNRYIEIAPDEPNPYDTRGDLFLHHGDVDAALKSYLQALRIKPDHFTTLQTCGHLYLLKQDYERADSCYRVCALRGEDGLRARAREFLAYVPLAQGQFTSTLAVLDSMAAVDMTDRQFEAAVRKRLMKARILAELGDFRQAIATIEACEQIGEPISAGARLLCRTDRVQTLTDAGQLAQAESALEVIRSEHMSDSSLPWNYWYLRGYIDFSQGRIASAISAFTEIHSGSLHFPVRYWLARAYLADGHLSQASDAFEAIWDDYSAERYYYGIWFVKARYFLGQTYEESNWPDKAIEQYEAFLSRWDNADATPPEITDARDRLSRLRAGS